In a single window of the Olivibacter sp. SDN3 genome:
- a CDS encoding molybdopterin-dependent oxidoreductase, whose amino-acid sequence MKRLLTLFFCLAFVTSLAQKIPSITIRGEVLKELELNAPDLLRMERASAILKDREGTSHQYEGVPVTRILDSAGVTLGKQLRGENLTKYLLVKCADGYEVLFSLAELDSSFSDRVVILADQMDGKAIPEGRGPFRLIVPGEKALARSSFEVVAFVVGFARD is encoded by the coding sequence ATGAAACGATTACTCACTTTGTTTTTTTGCTTAGCTTTTGTGACTTCCCTGGCGCAGAAGATACCATCTATTACTATTCGGGGAGAAGTACTGAAGGAACTTGAATTGAATGCACCGGATTTGCTCAGGATGGAACGGGCAAGTGCTATCCTGAAAGATCGGGAAGGTACTTCTCATCAATACGAAGGGGTGCCCGTAACGCGTATACTTGACTCCGCTGGTGTAACCTTAGGCAAACAGCTTAGGGGTGAGAATTTAACTAAATATTTACTGGTAAAATGTGCTGATGGTTATGAGGTCTTATTTTCCTTGGCAGAATTGGATAGTTCTTTTTCCGATCGCGTCGTCATTTTAGCAGATCAAATGGATGGCAAAGCGATCCCCGAAGGAAGAGGGCCGTTTCGGCTAATTGTTCCCGGTGAAAAAGCTCTTGCGCGTAGTAGCTTTGAAGTAGTTGCTTTTGTGGTTGGTTTTGCACGTGATTGA
- a CDS encoding SDR family NAD(P)-dependent oxidoreductase: MELLKSKVAIVTGAGSGIGRAIAELYANEGAKVVVSDINEHAGNETVNVITERGGEAFFVKADTSNSSENDYLVDQAITKYNGLHIACNNAGIGGPNSPTGEYDVDAWNKVIAINLSGVFYGCRYQIPAILSSGGGAIINMASILGQVGFAGSAAYVAAKHGVIGLTKNISLEYADQGIRANAVGPAFINTPLLKDMDDETIKWLISKHPSGRLGEANEVAELVLWLSSGKASFVNGAYYPVDGGYLAS; the protein is encoded by the coding sequence ATGGAATTGTTAAAAAGCAAAGTTGCAATAGTTACTGGAGCTGGCTCAGGTATAGGGAGAGCTATTGCCGAGTTATACGCTAATGAAGGAGCAAAAGTAGTGGTTTCTGATATAAACGAGCACGCCGGTAATGAAACGGTTAACGTGATAACTGAACGTGGCGGAGAGGCCTTTTTTGTGAAGGCAGACACGTCTAACTCTAGCGAAAATGATTATTTAGTTGATCAAGCTATTACAAAATATAATGGGCTGCATATTGCTTGTAATAATGCAGGCATTGGAGGTCCTAACTCTCCAACGGGTGAGTACGACGTCGATGCGTGGAACAAGGTAATTGCGATAAACTTATCTGGAGTGTTTTATGGTTGCAGATACCAGATTCCAGCAATATTGAGCTCAGGAGGTGGGGCTATAATTAATATGGCTTCAATTCTTGGGCAGGTTGGTTTTGCGGGAAGTGCTGCATATGTAGCTGCTAAGCATGGTGTAATAGGCTTAACAAAAAACATATCGCTGGAATATGCTGATCAGGGCATTCGGGCTAATGCTGTTGGGCCAGCATTTATTAACACTCCGCTTTTAAAAGATATGGATGATGAAACTATTAAGTGGTTGATAAGCAAGCATCCGAGTGGACGTTTAGGCGAAGCCAATGAAGTAGCAGAACTTGTGCTTTGGCTAAGCTCTGGTAAAGCTTCTTTCGTAAATGGTGCTTATTATCCGGTAGATGGTGGATACTTAGCTTCCTAA
- a CDS encoding sorbosone dehydrogenase family protein produces MRCFSFSFLVVFSIFSFFSCGEGNRKKKEPLADQDAATEYGTFIQLAEPLATAPQNKYAKVIGWPEGRTPIAPSGYKVIKFAADLNSPRNIYVGLNGDVFVAQSRTERTGEDPDKAAARNVKAGKSANSILIYRDTDKDGTPDFEGEFLNGLKQPFGMLILADYFYVANTDEIRRYPYKEGDKKINSKGEKILDLPAGGYNNHWTRNLTASKDGSKIYVTVGSGSNVAENGLENEKRRANILEINPDGSGERIYAAGLRNPVGIDFEPHTGVLWTAVNERDQLGDMIVPDYITGVQEDGFYGWPFAYWGPNPDPRLEGREEELVQKTLVPDFALGSHTASLGLSFNKSDKYQEGAYVGQHGSWNRSEFVGYKVVFVPFSNGKPVGEHEDFLTGFIANAKKNEVYGRPVGVTFSPDYMLVADDAANVVWAVLPE; encoded by the coding sequence ATGAGGTGTTTTTCATTTTCTTTTTTAGTGGTATTCAGTATTTTCTCTTTCTTTTCCTGTGGTGAGGGCAACCGCAAAAAAAAAGAACCATTGGCTGATCAGGATGCTGCAACAGAATACGGAACGTTTATACAGCTTGCAGAACCATTGGCTACTGCGCCACAAAATAAATATGCAAAAGTGATCGGTTGGCCAGAAGGCCGGACGCCAATTGCTCCATCCGGTTACAAAGTAATCAAGTTTGCTGCTGACCTCAATAGTCCACGCAATATCTATGTAGGGCTTAATGGAGATGTTTTTGTGGCACAGTCTCGAACAGAGCGCACTGGCGAAGATCCGGATAAGGCCGCAGCCAGAAATGTTAAAGCGGGAAAAAGTGCGAATAGTATTTTAATTTATCGGGATACCGATAAAGATGGCACACCCGACTTTGAAGGGGAATTTTTAAATGGTCTGAAACAGCCCTTTGGTATGTTGATATTGGCAGATTATTTTTACGTAGCGAATACCGATGAGATAAGGAGGTATCCGTATAAGGAAGGTGACAAGAAAATAAACTCAAAAGGTGAGAAAATATTGGATCTTCCTGCGGGAGGGTATAATAACCATTGGACACGTAACCTAACTGCTAGCAAGGATGGCTCGAAAATTTACGTTACCGTTGGATCTGGAAGTAATGTGGCAGAGAATGGATTGGAAAATGAAAAGCGACGTGCAAATATCTTGGAAATAAATCCGGATGGGAGTGGGGAACGGATATATGCTGCTGGACTAAGAAATCCTGTGGGGATAGATTTTGAACCCCATACAGGCGTGCTGTGGACAGCAGTCAATGAGCGGGATCAGTTAGGTGATATGATCGTACCTGATTATATTACAGGCGTGCAGGAGGATGGTTTTTATGGTTGGCCTTTTGCTTATTGGGGGCCTAATCCCGATCCTCGTTTGGAAGGGAGAGAAGAGGAATTGGTTCAAAAAACGCTTGTTCCCGATTTTGCTTTGGGGTCACATACCGCTTCACTTGGTTTGAGTTTCAACAAATCAGATAAATATCAAGAAGGTGCCTATGTTGGCCAACACGGTTCTTGGAACCGTTCGGAATTCGTAGGTTATAAGGTCGTTTTCGTTCCTTTCAGTAATGGGAAGCCTGTAGGGGAACACGAGGACTTTCTTACGGGATTTATCGCAAATGCAAAAAAAAATGAAGTATATGGCCGGCCGGTAGGTGTTACTTTTTCGCCAGATTATATGTTGGTTGCAGATGACGCAGCAAATGTGGTTTGGGCAGTGCTGCCAGAATAA
- a CDS encoding DUF2784 domain-containing protein: protein MYVLLDLLLTLLHLVIIGFNLLGWIWRATRKLHFYVILATAFSWLVLGIWFGIGYCPITDWQWQVKKELGEKDLPNSFIKYIVDKLTGLNSDADWIDTITAISFAIVTLLSIYLKFFHKRNKKL from the coding sequence ATGTACGTCTTATTAGATTTGCTGTTAACGCTGCTCCATTTAGTTATTATAGGATTCAATTTATTGGGGTGGATTTGGAGGGCTACGCGAAAACTACATTTTTATGTCATTTTAGCTACAGCTTTTTCTTGGCTGGTGCTTGGTATTTGGTTCGGTATAGGTTATTGCCCTATAACTGATTGGCAATGGCAGGTAAAGAAAGAGTTAGGCGAGAAGGATCTGCCAAACTCATTTATTAAATATATAGTAGATAAACTGACTGGCTTGAACAGTGATGCAGATTGGATTGATACGATAACAGCTATAAGCTTTGCTATAGTGACTTTATTATCTATTTATTTAAAGTTTTTTCATAAGCGAAACAAAAAACTATAG
- a CDS encoding MBL fold metallo-hydrolase: protein MDKTSYICSTCGIQYPPTANPPTVCKICSDERQYINPNGQSWTTLPFINKHHRNVVEKLREDLYAIYTTPSFGIGQRAHLLLTPDGNILWDCISNIDDSTVDLLNRLGGVNAIAISHPHYYSSVAEWSARFDDAPVYIHAKDEQWLGRIDFNLILWHREQKELWEHVKLVNCGGHFDGASILHYNLNDGLLLVGDVIQVCPDLKSVSFMYSYPNYIPLPKKDILQIAKLLSKLKYASIYGAFGHYLLTHAAMLTEQSINRYLRIY from the coding sequence ATGGATAAGACATCTTACATCTGTTCAACCTGTGGAATACAGTACCCTCCAACAGCTAATCCTCCAACCGTATGCAAAATTTGTAGCGACGAACGTCAGTATATCAATCCAAATGGGCAAAGTTGGACAACACTACCCTTCATCAACAAACACCATAGAAACGTCGTTGAAAAATTACGGGAAGATTTGTATGCTATTTATACCACACCTTCATTTGGAATTGGCCAACGAGCCCATCTATTACTTACTCCCGATGGTAATATATTGTGGGACTGCATAAGTAATATAGATGATAGCACAGTCGATTTATTAAATAGATTAGGCGGCGTAAATGCTATAGCTATTTCTCATCCCCATTATTACTCTTCGGTGGCAGAATGGAGTGCACGTTTTGATGACGCCCCGGTATATATTCATGCTAAAGATGAGCAATGGCTTGGAAGAATAGATTTTAATCTTATTCTCTGGCATAGAGAACAAAAAGAGCTTTGGGAACATGTAAAATTAGTAAACTGTGGCGGGCATTTTGATGGCGCCAGTATATTACATTATAATCTAAATGATGGTCTATTGTTGGTTGGTGATGTTATCCAGGTATGTCCGGATCTAAAATCGGTTTCATTTATGTATAGTTACCCCAATTATATTCCTTTACCAAAAAAAGATATTCTACAGATAGCTAAGCTGTTAAGTAAGCTAAAATACGCTAGCATTTATGGTGCCTTCGGACATTATTTATTAACGCATGCGGCAATGCTCACAGAGCAATCTATCAACAGGTATTTACGTATTTACTAA
- a CDS encoding YccF domain-containing protein, whose amino-acid sequence MNLLGNLIWLLFGGFFAALGYLFGGIILCITIIGIPFGIQCFKLAGLALFPFGKKIINQPQASGCLNLFANLVWILCGGLYTALNHLFWATVLAISIIGIPFAKQHLKLLEVSLMPFGKKVID is encoded by the coding sequence ATGAATCTATTGGGGAATTTGATATGGCTCCTATTCGGCGGCTTTTTTGCTGCTCTTGGTTATCTATTCGGCGGCATTATATTATGTATTACCATCATCGGTATACCTTTTGGCATCCAATGTTTTAAATTGGCAGGATTGGCGTTATTTCCCTTTGGTAAGAAAATCATTAACCAACCTCAGGCGTCGGGCTGTTTGAACCTCTTCGCAAATTTAGTATGGATTTTATGCGGTGGTTTATATACAGCTCTTAACCACTTGTTCTGGGCAACAGTTCTGGCTATTTCCATTATAGGAATACCTTTCGCTAAACAACATTTAAAATTGCTGGAAGTCTCCCTCATGCCATTTGGAAAAAAAGTAATCGACTAG
- a CDS encoding OmpA family protein: MTVKPGPQVETVKKEPVEEKQPEPEPEPVREEPVKEEPNFDFQNILFEFDSGVLKTESYQVLDHIVREMKKDPSAKFVVNGHASIEGSPEHNMALSVDRANAVKLYLVNAGINSDNLLSKGHGATQPTATNDDEQGRSLNRRVEIEIIK, encoded by the coding sequence ATGACGGTTAAGCCGGGTCCTCAGGTAGAGACTGTAAAAAAAGAACCGGTGGAGGAAAAACAACCAGAACCAGAACCAGAACCCGTCAGAGAGGAGCCGGTTAAGGAGGAACCTAACTTTGATTTTCAGAATATTTTATTTGAATTTGATTCAGGTGTACTAAAAACGGAGTCTTATCAAGTGTTAGACCATATTGTAAGGGAAATGAAAAAAGATCCTTCTGCTAAATTTGTCGTGAACGGCCACGCTTCCATTGAAGGTTCTCCGGAGCACAATATGGCTCTATCTGTTGACAGGGCAAATGCTGTCAAACTATATTTGGTAAATGCAGGTATCAATTCAGACAATCTACTAAGTAAAGGACATGGTGCTACCCAACCCACTGCTACAAATGATGATGAGCAGGGAAGATCATTGAATCGTCGGGTAGAAATTGAAATTATCAAATAA
- a CDS encoding cytochrome-c peroxidase, translating into MKSLFTVLKRIYGCKTGVLTLLVSCSFLLESAFQINLIQEENERFVLSYPSYFGNKIYENAGNPLTKNGVALGRMLFYEKALSANNNISCGTCHRQELSFTNGERFSEGTDGTLTDRNAMALVNLLWVNNFFWDGRAQGLENQVVIPLTDAREMGQPLDISTQKLQEMPIYPPMFKAAFGTEKITDKQIIYALAQFTRTLISENSKYDQYLQGNYQPSAAELRGIALFFGHEERGDMRRVASGHCHGGPKTFTELYHNNGLDAVAQDVGRAAFTGLAADTARFRVATLRNIALTAPYMHDGRFETLEEVLDHYSEHIKASPTLSPFLRNTSGEQDVYGLQFKKEEKEDIIRFLNLLTDTTFISNPLFSDPFINK; encoded by the coding sequence ATGAAGAGCCTCTTTACTGTGCTAAAAAGAATATACGGTTGTAAGACAGGTGTGTTGACACTGCTCGTCAGCTGTTCTTTTCTATTGGAAAGCGCTTTTCAGATCAATCTTATCCAAGAGGAAAACGAACGGTTTGTACTTTCTTATCCATCTTATTTTGGAAATAAAATTTATGAAAATGCGGGTAATCCGTTGACAAAAAACGGAGTAGCCTTAGGTCGCATGCTGTTTTATGAAAAGGCATTATCCGCAAACAACAATATTTCTTGTGGCACTTGTCACCGACAAGAATTGTCATTTACCAACGGTGAACGATTTAGTGAAGGGACGGATGGTACATTGACCGATCGGAATGCAATGGCGCTGGTCAATCTATTATGGGTAAATAATTTCTTCTGGGATGGTCGGGCACAAGGTTTGGAAAATCAGGTGGTTATTCCGTTGACAGACGCACGTGAGATGGGACAACCCTTGGATATATCGACACAAAAGCTTCAAGAAATGCCAATATACCCACCAATGTTTAAAGCGGCCTTTGGAACGGAGAAAATTACAGATAAGCAGATCATTTATGCATTGGCCCAATTTACCAGAACATTGATATCGGAAAACTCTAAATACGATCAATATTTACAGGGAAATTATCAACCCTCTGCAGCGGAATTACGGGGAATAGCGCTTTTTTTTGGACACGAGGAAAGAGGGGATATGCGACGGGTAGCATCCGGACATTGCCATGGCGGACCAAAGACCTTTACAGAGCTTTATCATAATAATGGTTTAGACGCGGTGGCACAGGATGTTGGCAGAGCTGCTTTTACAGGTTTGGCAGCCGATACGGCTCGTTTCAGAGTAGCTACACTGCGAAACATAGCTTTGACTGCTCCATACATGCATGATGGAAGGTTCGAAACATTGGAAGAGGTGTTGGATCATTATAGTGAACATATCAAAGCAAGCCCTACCTTAAGTCCGTTTTTGCGAAATACTTCCGGTGAACAGGACGTTTACGGTTTGCAATTTAAAAAGGAAGAGAAAGAAGATATTATCCGCTTTCTCAATTTGTTAACAGACACTACTTTTATTTCAAATCCTCTTTTCTCTGATCCGTTCATAAACAAATAA
- a CDS encoding TonB-dependent siderophore receptor: protein MRSYIPLFACLLFYKLSHSQQVLPTIERDTSFSNVFHLGEVVVTAEKETQMHSKINSAEIEAFAKTDVSRALNLLPGVTMSNVGPRNEAMIYLRGFDLRQVPLLIDGIPVYVPYDGYADLGRFTTFDLAEINISKGYTSVLYGPNAMGGAINLVTRKPMNAFEMEVTSGWLTGGYRSNINIGSNLGKFYFQGSISRLQRNFFPLSSSFNPIPAEDGGARGNSSHRDDKYAFKLGYTPNNRSEYALSYSYQHGEKGSPVYVGSDTLNNLLRQPRYWQWPYWDKQSLYFISNNIIDETQYIKTRFYYDVFKNQLNSYDDGSYTSITRPYAFESHYNDYTLGGVAEYGKSLWADRDIVKATLQYKRDVHREYNEGEPERTMSDQTLTIGLENIFHMTSALQLLTGFSYNHRGSIEAQDYNSETNEITDFPANRNNAYNIQGGLVYQFNERHITNLSVARKTRFATTKDRYSFRMGTAIPNPDLDAEYTINYELGYNGSFWETLHINTALFYSNIRNTILSMNNVWYDPITEIWLSQLQNAGISKYSGVEIGSSYSVNDWRVGGNYTYIRRKNITNPEVYFVDVPEHNAFGYIQYQTANKYSLQANIEYNSSRYSTSYGTKVGGFTLLHIRAAVPIWQKLSIEGGINNLTDKNYALAEGYPEAGRNYFVNLMFKY from the coding sequence ATGAGATCATATATCCCTTTATTTGCCTGTTTGTTATTTTACAAGTTATCTCATAGCCAGCAGGTGCTTCCAACCATTGAAAGAGATACCAGTTTCAGCAATGTCTTTCATTTAGGAGAAGTAGTGGTAACTGCTGAAAAGGAAACGCAAATGCATTCGAAAATAAATAGTGCCGAAATTGAGGCGTTTGCAAAAACGGACGTTTCTCGGGCCCTGAATTTGTTGCCTGGGGTTACCATGTCTAACGTTGGCCCACGGAACGAAGCGATGATATACTTGCGTGGTTTTGACCTCAGACAGGTGCCACTTCTGATTGATGGAATTCCTGTATATGTTCCCTATGACGGCTATGCTGATCTTGGCCGTTTTACGACATTTGATTTAGCCGAAATTAACATCTCTAAAGGGTACACGTCTGTATTATATGGACCTAATGCCATGGGGGGCGCCATCAACTTGGTTACACGAAAGCCCATGAACGCCTTTGAAATGGAGGTTACCTCCGGATGGTTAACAGGTGGGTACCGTAGTAATATTAATATTGGTAGTAATTTGGGTAAATTTTACTTTCAGGGGAGTATCTCACGTTTACAGCGGAATTTTTTTCCTTTATCGTCTAGTTTCAATCCTATACCCGCGGAAGACGGGGGAGCGCGAGGAAATTCATCTCATAGAGATGATAAATACGCGTTTAAACTCGGGTACACGCCCAACAATCGATCAGAATATGCATTAAGTTATAGTTATCAACATGGCGAAAAGGGATCTCCCGTTTATGTCGGAAGTGATACTTTAAACAATCTGCTTCGGCAACCACGTTATTGGCAATGGCCCTATTGGGATAAACAAAGTTTATATTTTATTTCAAATAATATCATCGATGAGACACAATATATAAAGACAAGGTTTTACTACGACGTGTTCAAGAATCAGTTAAATTCTTATGATGATGGAAGTTATACCAGCATTACCAGACCATATGCCTTTGAAAGTCATTATAACGATTATACACTTGGAGGTGTTGCAGAGTATGGTAAAAGCCTATGGGCTGACAGAGATATCGTAAAAGCTACTTTACAATATAAACGGGATGTGCACCGTGAATACAACGAGGGAGAGCCCGAACGTACTATGTCCGATCAGACGTTGACCATTGGTTTAGAAAACATATTTCATATGACTTCCGCTTTACAGTTGTTGACAGGTTTCAGTTATAATCATAGAGGCAGTATAGAAGCTCAGGATTATAATAGTGAGACCAATGAAATAACCGACTTTCCCGCTAATCGTAACAATGCCTATAATATTCAAGGAGGTTTAGTTTATCAGTTTAATGAAAGACATATAACCAATCTGTCGGTCGCCAGAAAAACCAGATTTGCTACCACTAAAGACCGCTATTCCTTCCGTATGGGTACGGCCATTCCTAATCCGGATCTTGACGCTGAGTATACGATTAATTATGAACTGGGTTATAATGGCAGCTTCTGGGAAACACTACATATAAATACAGCCTTATTTTATAGTAATATTCGTAACACTATTTTAAGTATGAATAATGTGTGGTATGACCCAATAACAGAAATATGGCTTAGCCAGCTTCAAAATGCCGGTATTTCTAAGTATAGTGGTGTTGAAATTGGAAGTAGTTATTCCGTTAATGACTGGCGAGTTGGAGGCAATTACACATATATACGGAGGAAGAATATTACTAATCCGGAGGTATATTTTGTCGATGTTCCCGAACATAATGCTTTTGGTTATATACAATATCAAACCGCCAATAAATATTCTTTGCAGGCAAATATCGAGTATAATAGTAGTCGTTATAGCACAAGCTACGGCACTAAAGTAGGTGGTTTTACATTGCTTCATATACGAGCAGCAGTACCAATATGGCAAAAACTGTCTATAGAAGGTGGTATTAACAACTTGACTGATAAAAATTATGCCCTTGCAGAAGGTTATCCGGAAGCTGGGAGGAATTATTTTGTGAATTTGATGTTTAAGTACTAA
- a CDS encoding winged helix-turn-helix domain-containing protein, with protein MSYKKAWEIVNRLNEVTGHPFVLTNAGGEHGGGSFISNKAKETINNYLALQEKLRQFLEKEQIDIHI; from the coding sequence ATGTCTTATAAAAAGGCCTGGGAAATTGTCAATCGCTTAAATGAAGTGACCGGGCATCCATTTGTTTTGACTAATGCCGGTGGGGAACATGGAGGAGGTTCATTCATTTCAAATAAAGCAAAAGAAACGATCAATAATTATCTGGCATTGCAGGAAAAGTTGAGACAATTCCTTGAGAAAGAACAAATCGATATTCATATTTAA